A window of Geobacter sp. contains these coding sequences:
- a CDS encoding aminotransferase, with protein MNYRTAESFSWVHPPPITEVTGWIAGRQPGGPPLVDLCQAVPAYPPAGGMIEHLKMLLDDPSIARYTPDEGLPEVREAICSRYARTYRGRLSPGQLCLTVGASQAFWLAMLGLCQPGDEVIIQEPAYFDHPMALAILNIRAIAAPFVPEERGIPQPATIARLITPRTRAILLVTPSNPTGAVTPPEIIDELYELARDRGIALVLDETYSDFIPGGVQPHRLFERPGWDDHFIHIMSFGKTYALTGFRAGMLAASGEFISQVLKAQDSMTVCQPRLTQLAVKYGTEHLDGWVAENRDLMERRHNLLKGLFTQPGNPFELVTSGAFFAWVRHPFADLSGREVARRLVEEAGVLTLPGEVFGSDLTRYLRLAFGNITEATIPEAVERFRSFS; from the coding sequence ATGAACTATCGCACTGCTGAATCCTTTTCCTGGGTACACCCTCCCCCGATCACCGAGGTAACCGGCTGGATCGCCGGACGCCAACCCGGCGGACCGCCACTGGTCGATCTCTGCCAGGCGGTGCCGGCTTATCCCCCTGCAGGCGGGATGATCGAGCACCTGAAGATGCTCCTCGACGACCCGTCCATCGCCCGCTACACGCCCGACGAAGGGTTGCCCGAGGTGCGCGAGGCGATCTGCTCCCGCTATGCGCGCACGTACCGGGGACGCCTCTCACCCGGACAGCTCTGCCTCACCGTCGGAGCCAGCCAGGCATTCTGGCTCGCCATGCTCGGACTCTGCCAACCGGGAGATGAGGTCATCATCCAGGAACCGGCATACTTCGACCACCCCATGGCGCTGGCCATCCTCAACATCCGCGCCATCGCAGCCCCCTTTGTCCCAGAGGAGAGGGGCATCCCGCAGCCGGCAACCATTGCCCGCCTCATTACCCCGCGAACCCGCGCCATCCTCCTGGTCACCCCCAGCAACCCGACCGGTGCGGTGACCCCGCCTGAGATCATCGACGAGCTCTACGAACTTGCCCGCGACAGAGGGATCGCCCTGGTGCTGGACGAAACATACAGCGACTTCATCCCCGGCGGGGTCCAACCGCACCGTCTCTTTGAACGGCCCGGCTGGGACGATCATTTCATCCATATCATGTCCTTCGGCAAGACCTATGCTCTCACCGGTTTCCGTGCCGGCATGCTGGCTGCCTCAGGTGAATTCATCAGCCAGGTCTTGAAGGCCCAGGACTCGATGACGGTCTGTCAGCCGCGCCTCACCCAGCTGGCCGTCAAATACGGGACCGAGCACCTGGACGGGTGGGTGGCCGAAAACCGGGACCTGATGGAACGCCGCCATAATCTTCTGAAAGGACTCTTCACGCAACCCGGCAACCCCTTTGAGTTGGTCACCAGCGGCGCCTTTTTTGCCTGGGTGCGCCACCCCTTTGCCGACCTGAGCGGTCGCGAGGTGGCCAGACGGCTGGTGGAGGAGGCAGGGGTGCTCACCCTCCCCGGCGAGGTCTTCGGATCCGACCTGACACGCTACCTCCGCTTGGCATTCGGCAACATTACCGAAGCGACCATTCCCGAGGCAGTGGAGCGGTTCAGAAGCTTTTCATGA
- a CDS encoding cupin domain-containing protein yields the protein MSGEETRQAQLMTLNQVVDYQAGAVVSKTLVDKKIGTITVFAFAAEQGLSEHTAPFDAVVQVIDGEAKVTVAGKDYQVAAGQMIIMPANQPHALRAEQPFKMVLVMIRA from the coding sequence ATGAGCGGAGAAGAAACGAGACAGGCACAATTGATGACCCTCAACCAGGTGGTGGACTACCAGGCCGGCGCGGTGGTCAGCAAGACCCTGGTGGACAAGAAGATCGGCACGATCACGGTTTTTGCCTTTGCCGCGGAACAGGGGCTGTCTGAGCATACCGCCCCGTTCGATGCGGTGGTGCAGGTGATCGATGGCGAGGCAAAGGTTACCGTGGCCGGCAAGGACTACCAGGTTGCGGCAGGGCAGATGATCATCATGCCGGCCAACCAGCCCCATGCCCTGCGGGCCGAACAACCGTTCAAGATGGTCCTGGTGATGATCCGGGCCTGA
- a CDS encoding AMP-binding protein: protein MMQQLEWTVGGLLDQIAETYPDNDALVYHERGLRYSYREFNQVCRQVAKGLMKLGIGKGENVAIWAYNVPEWVILQFATAKIGAILVTVNTAYKSAELEYILDQSDSTTLFMVKSFKDTDYVATLNAVVPELATAKTGTLSTPKLPFLKNVVFIGDETPGGMLNFAQIVEMGKEVSDAELAAVEATLDRHDTINMQYTSGTTGFPKGVMLTHHNLVNNGFAIGECMKFTEKDRLCIPVPFFHCFGCVLGVMASVTHGSTMVPVEIFDPLKVLQTIEKERCTAVHGVPTMFIAELEHPEFSRFDLTSMRTGIMAGSVCPIEVMKRAVNDMHVTEITSVYGQTESSPGITQTRTEDSIELRVATVGRALPGAEVKIVDIETGATLPPGKQGELCARGYMVMKGYYKMPEETAKVIDADGWLHTGDLAVMDENGYCKITGRIKQMIIRGGENIYPREIEEFLYTHPKISDIQIYGVPDRKYGEQVMAAVILKKGVEMTEQEVKDFCKGRIANYKIPRYVKFVDSYPMTASGKIQKFKLREMAIKELHLEEDGTAA from the coding sequence ATGATGCAACAACTGGAATGGACGGTAGGCGGGCTGCTTGACCAGATTGCGGAGACCTACCCGGACAATGACGCGTTGGTTTACCACGAACGGGGCTTGCGCTATTCCTATCGGGAATTCAACCAGGTCTGTCGGCAGGTTGCCAAAGGGCTGATGAAGCTCGGCATCGGCAAGGGGGAAAACGTTGCCATCTGGGCCTACAACGTCCCGGAGTGGGTCATCCTCCAGTTTGCCACGGCCAAGATCGGCGCCATCTTGGTAACGGTCAACACCGCCTACAAGTCGGCCGAACTCGAATACATCCTCGATCAGTCCGACTCTACCACCCTGTTCATGGTCAAATCCTTCAAGGATACGGACTATGTTGCCACGCTGAATGCAGTGGTGCCGGAACTGGCGACCGCCAAAACGGGGACGCTCAGCACCCCCAAACTCCCCTTTCTCAAGAACGTGGTCTTTATCGGCGACGAAACTCCCGGCGGCATGCTCAACTTCGCCCAGATCGTCGAGATGGGAAAAGAGGTGTCCGATGCCGAACTGGCAGCCGTGGAGGCTACCCTTGACCGGCACGACACCATCAACATGCAGTACACCTCCGGCACCACCGGGTTTCCCAAGGGGGTGATGCTGACCCATCACAACCTGGTCAACAATGGCTTTGCCATTGGCGAATGCATGAAGTTCACTGAAAAGGATCGGCTCTGCATTCCGGTCCCGTTTTTTCACTGCTTCGGCTGCGTTCTCGGGGTCATGGCGAGTGTCACCCACGGTTCCACGATGGTGCCGGTGGAGATCTTCGATCCGCTCAAGGTGTTGCAGACCATTGAAAAGGAGCGCTGCACCGCGGTCCATGGCGTCCCCACCATGTTCATCGCCGAGCTGGAACATCCGGAATTCAGTAGATTCGACCTCACCAGCATGCGCACCGGGATCATGGCCGGGTCGGTCTGTCCGATCGAGGTGATGAAGCGCGCGGTCAATGACATGCATGTCACGGAAATCACCAGCGTCTATGGCCAGACTGAGTCTTCGCCCGGCATTACCCAGACCCGCACCGAGGATTCGATCGAGCTGCGAGTGGCCACGGTGGGGCGGGCGCTGCCGGGAGCCGAGGTGAAGATCGTCGACATCGAGACCGGGGCTACTTTGCCGCCGGGCAAGCAGGGGGAGCTCTGTGCACGGGGCTACATGGTCATGAAGGGGTACTACAAGATGCCGGAGGAGACCGCCAAGGTGATCGACGCCGACGGCTGGCTGCATACCGGCGACTTGGCCGTGATGGACGAGAACGGCTACTGCAAGATCACCGGCCGGATCAAGCAGATGATCATCCGTGGCGGCGAGAACATCTACCCCCGAGAGATCGAGGAGTTTCTCTACACCCACCCAAAGATCTCCGATATCCAGATATATGGCGTTCCGGACAGGAAATACGGCGAGCAGGTGATGGCTGCCGTTATCCTCAAGAAAGGGGTGGAGATGACCGAACAGGAGGTGAAGGACTTCTGCAAGGGGCGGATCGCCAACTACAAGATCCCGCGCTACGTGAAGTTTGTCGACTCCTATCCCATGACCGCCAGTGGCAAGATCCAGAAGTTCAAGCTGCGGGAGATGGCCATCAAGGAGCTCCACCTGGAGGAAGACGGAACCGCTGCCTGA
- the mtaB gene encoding tRNA (N(6)-L-threonylcarbamoyladenosine(37)-C(2))-methylthiotransferase MtaB translates to MLRVAIATLGCKTNQFESAVMAENLAKDGLSLVPFGEVADVYVINTCTVTARTDAESRRLVRRASRLNPQARIVVTGCYAQVTPSDLAAMPEVGLVVGNEEKKGLAALLRREGVDSRVMVSDISLQSRAEPLSLETFAEHTRAFLQVQNGCDSFCSYCIVPYARGRSRSVPQPPVLEGVERLTGQGFREVVLTGIHLGSYGRDLDPPASLLALLELLQLRGATGRLRLGSLEPLDITPALIAFLERSPMVCHHLHIPLQSGSDQVLARMNRPYDSAYFRDLVTRLMAALPGVCLGLDVIAGFPGETDAEFADTLRLIEELPVAYLHVFPFSSRPGTAAAAMTGHLPSRVVTERAQALRRLGEEKRSVYQSGFVGTELDVLVLKQQGAGVWRGLSRNYLTVSFSGHADLANTEVRVRVTSVRGSSLSGDYVGPLP, encoded by the coding sequence ATGCTGAGGGTTGCCATTGCCACACTCGGGTGCAAGACCAACCAGTTCGAATCTGCCGTCATGGCCGAGAATCTCGCCAAGGACGGGTTGAGTCTGGTGCCGTTCGGCGAGGTGGCTGACGTGTATGTCATCAACACCTGTACCGTAACCGCTCGGACCGATGCCGAATCCCGGCGCCTGGTCCGCCGTGCCAGCCGGCTGAATCCGCAGGCGCGTATCGTGGTTACCGGCTGCTATGCCCAGGTTACTCCCAGCGACCTGGCTGCCATGCCGGAGGTCGGGCTGGTGGTGGGGAATGAAGAGAAGAAGGGGCTGGCTGCACTTTTACGCCGGGAGGGGGTGGACAGCCGGGTGATGGTTTCCGACATCTCCCTGCAGTCCAGGGCCGAGCCGCTCTCCCTGGAGACCTTTGCCGAGCATACCCGTGCCTTTCTCCAGGTGCAGAATGGCTGCGACAGCTTCTGTTCCTACTGCATCGTCCCCTATGCCCGGGGCCGGAGCCGGAGTGTGCCCCAGCCACCGGTGCTGGAAGGGGTTGAACGGCTGACTGGCCAGGGGTTCCGGGAGGTGGTGCTGACCGGCATCCACCTGGGGAGCTACGGCCGGGACCTCGATCCCCCGGCAAGCCTTTTGGCTCTGCTGGAGCTCTTGCAACTCCGGGGTGCCACCGGCCGGCTCCGCCTCGGCTCCCTGGAACCGCTGGACATAACCCCTGCATTGATTGCGTTCCTGGAGCGGTCGCCGATGGTCTGCCATCACCTCCACATCCCCCTGCAAAGCGGTTCGGACCAGGTGCTCGCACGGATGAACCGTCCTTACGACTCCGCCTATTTCCGGGATCTCGTGACGCGGCTCATGGCGGCCCTCCCCGGGGTCTGTCTCGGGCTTGACGTGATTGCCGGCTTCCCCGGCGAGACCGATGCGGAGTTCGCCGACACCCTGCGGCTCATAGAAGAGCTGCCGGTGGCATACCTGCACGTCTTCCCATTTTCGTCACGACCGGGAACTGCGGCGGCGGCCATGACCGGACACCTGCCGAGCCGGGTCGTCACGGAGCGCGCCCAGGCCCTGCGCCGTCTGGGTGAGGAGAAGCGTAGCGTCTATCAGAGCGGTTTCGTCGGCACGGAGCTGGATGTTCTGGTTTTGAAGCAGCAGGGTGCCGGCGTCTGGAGAGGCCTTTCGCGAAACTACCTGACCGTCAGCTTCAGCGGTCATGCGGATCTTGCCAATACCGAAGTCCGTGTCCGCGTTACCTCGGTACGCGGCTCCTCCCTTTCCGGCGATTACGTCGGCCCTTTACCGTAG
- a CDS encoding M24 family metallopeptidase: MRITPTTELEYRCRSLQDRMAEAGLDAVIVAQNADLFYFAGTIQTGNLYIPAQGQPLYMVRRDAARARMESGLKEVVSFSSPRDIPKILAEYGYPAPLRIGLELDVLPVNFFERYRKIFPDAVFVDATPLIRLVRMKKSKYEIHCMMDAANQVDKVYRRACEVIREGMTDIDLAAELEYVARREGHLGLIRMRVFNGEMLFGHTFSGTDSAVPAYTDTPLGGIGPSPSFGQGASYKPIGRNEPIVIDFAGSYDGYLVDQTRIFSLGPLSDRLRRGYDDMLKIQQLMIELAPQRPTWGALYSACLELAVALGYVDSFMGAKESQVSFIGHGLGVEIDEYPFIARGFDEMVLEPGMAFAFEPKVVFPGEGAVGVENTFYLADDGSLKRLTHSPDELVIL, encoded by the coding sequence ATGCGGATAACACCAACCACTGAACTGGAATACCGCTGCAGGAGTCTGCAGGATCGCATGGCCGAGGCCGGGCTTGATGCGGTCATCGTAGCCCAGAACGCCGATCTCTTCTATTTTGCCGGGACCATCCAGACCGGCAACCTGTATATTCCTGCTCAGGGGCAGCCGCTCTACATGGTTCGCCGAGATGCAGCTCGAGCACGGATGGAATCTGGCCTCAAAGAGGTGGTCTCCTTTTCGTCACCCAGGGATATCCCGAAGATTCTCGCAGAATATGGTTATCCGGCACCGTTGCGGATCGGTCTCGAGTTGGACGTCCTGCCGGTGAACTTTTTCGAGCGCTATCGCAAGATCTTCCCTGATGCAGTGTTTGTCGATGCCACCCCTCTCATTCGCCTGGTCCGGATGAAAAAGAGCAAGTACGAGATCCACTGCATGATGGATGCCGCCAATCAGGTAGACAAGGTCTATCGTCGGGCGTGCGAGGTGATCAGGGAAGGGATGACCGATATCGATCTCGCTGCTGAGCTTGAGTACGTTGCCCGCCGGGAAGGTCACCTGGGCTTGATCCGGATGCGGGTTTTCAATGGTGAGATGCTGTTCGGCCATACCTTTTCCGGTACTGACAGCGCGGTTCCTGCCTATACAGATACGCCTCTGGGGGGGATCGGCCCCAGCCCTTCCTTTGGCCAGGGGGCCAGCTACAAACCGATCGGCCGGAACGAGCCAATCGTCATCGATTTTGCCGGGAGCTATGACGGTTATCTGGTGGACCAGACCAGAATCTTTTCCCTTGGCCCCTTGTCGGACCGTTTGCGCCGGGGCTATGACGACATGCTCAAGATTCAGCAGCTGATGATTGAGCTTGCACCCCAGCGACCCACCTGGGGAGCGCTTTACAGTGCATGCCTGGAGCTGGCGGTAGCGCTCGGTTATGTGGACAGCTTCATGGGAGCCAAGGAGAGCCAGGTCTCCTTTATCGGCCATGGTCTCGGAGTGGAAATCGACGAATACCCTTTCATCGCTCGTGGTTTCGATGAGATGGTACTGGAGCCGGGGATGGCCTTTGCCTTTGAACCGAAAGTCGTCTTTCCCGGCGAGGGTGCTGTCGGGGTTGAGAATACCTTTTATCTCGCCGATGACGGTTCCCTCAAGCGGTTGACCCATTCCCCGGATGAACTGGTTATCCTCTGA
- a CDS encoding methyltransferase, with the protein MYGRIFRPFAIGQFTIIPEGETISGSDTIPLFLGKKGAFGSGEHETTASCLEFIAALPELNGMHALDLGSGTGILAIAAARLGVNHVVALDIDWKAAVSCADNVRLNEMGEQIVSVCGELACLADCSFDLLLANIYADIHLALSSQMVAMTRPGGYLLLSGIPLQDKFDVQQRFIREGCEQIDSRIMEEYSTFLMRKL; encoded by the coding sequence ATGTACGGTCGGATCTTCAGGCCCTTTGCTATCGGTCAGTTCACCATTATCCCCGAAGGGGAGACAATCAGCGGATCGGACACCATCCCCCTGTTCCTGGGCAAGAAGGGGGCGTTCGGCTCGGGAGAACACGAAACCACCGCTTCCTGTCTGGAGTTTATCGCGGCATTGCCGGAATTGAACGGCATGCATGCCTTGGACCTGGGAAGCGGCACCGGGATACTTGCCATAGCGGCGGCGCGGCTGGGGGTGAACCACGTGGTGGCTCTGGACATCGACTGGAAGGCAGCGGTTTCCTGCGCGGACAATGTTCGCCTGAATGAGATGGGAGAGCAAATCGTGAGCGTTTGCGGCGAGCTCGCCTGCCTTGCCGACTGCTCGTTCGACCTGCTTCTCGCCAATATCTACGCGGACATCCATCTGGCCCTGAGCAGTCAGATGGTCGCCATGACCCGCCCCGGCGGCTACCTCCTCCTCTCCGGCATCCCTCTCCAGGACAAGTTCGATGTCCAGCAGAGGTTCATCAGGGAAGGCTGCGAACAGATCGACAGCCGTATCATGGAAGAATACTCGACCTTCCTCATGCGCAAGCTCTGA